The window CACCTCGGTCCAGCCACGACCCTTCATGCGCGCGCTCCCTCACCGGCCCATTCCCCCACACCGGCCCGGCCGTAGCGCGGCTCCGCCGTCCCGCCACCCTCGCGGGGGATGACACGGCCGGCTCTTCGCGCCCCGGGTGTGCGCCCGGTGGGGCGAGTGGCCGTCCGCCTCAGCTCCGGGCCGCCCGCCACAGCTCGCCGACGATCTCTGCGGCCGGGCCGCCGCGGGCCGCGCGGTGGCCGGTGCCGGCCCACAGGTGCATCGCCGCGGTGTCCGCCCGGGCGGCAGCCGCCGCCCGCAGCGGCTGGGTGAGGTGGTGCACCTCCGGGTAGGCGGCCGGGGCGTACGGCTCGTACCGGTCGATGAACGCGTTGCGCAGCCCGCGCGCCGGGCGGCCGGTGAACGCGCGCGTCACCACCGTCTCCGGGAGTTCGGTCAGCGCGGCCCGGTGCGCCGCGTTCGCCCCGGACTCGTCCGCGCGCAGCAGCGCCGTCCCCACCTGGACGGCCACCGCCCCGGCCCGCAGCGCGGCCGCGACCGCCGGGCCGTCGGCGAGCCCGCCCGCCGCGATCAGCGGCAGCGCCGTCACCGCGCCCACGGCGGGCAGCAGTCGGAGCAGCGGGACGTCCCCCGGCCGGTCCGCCACGCCGTGCGTGGCCCGGTGGCCGCCCGCCTCCGGACCCTGCACGCAGAGGGCGTCCATCCCGACCGCCTCGGCGCGCCGCGCCTCCTGCGGCGTGGTCACGGTGGCGACCTGGTGGATCCCGGCCGCCCGCAGCGCCCGCGCCTCCTCGGGCGAGGGCAGCCCGAAGGTGTACGACACCACGGGGACGGCCGGCGCCCCGGCCAGCAGTGCGGCGATCTTGGCGTCCCAGTCGTCGCGGTCCGGCGCGATCTCCTCCGGCAGGCGGACATCCAGGCGCCGCGCCTCCGGCAGCAGCCGCGCGCGGTAGGCGGCGACGGCCCGCGGATCGCCGGGCGCGGCGGGCACGAAGAGGTTCACGCCGAACGGCCGGTCGGTCAACTCGCGGACCCGGTCGATCTGTTCGACCGTCGCGGTGGCGCTCCGGTACCCGGCGGCGAGGAACCCCAGCCCCCCGGCCGCGTTCACCGCGGCGACCAGCTCCGGGGTGGTCGCCCCGCCCGCCATGGGCGCGGCGATGACGGGCACGGCGAGTTCGTCGAGGCGGACGGCCATTCCGGGTTCCTCCACTGCGCGTGACGGCTTCGGGCTCCGCCCAACCCTACGCCCGCGACCCTCAGGCCCCCCGGCGGATCAGCCCCCGCGCCCGTGCCTCGCGGACCGCCGCCGTCCGCGAGTCCACCCCCAACTTGGCGTAGACGTGCACCAGGTGGGACTTCACCGTGGCCTGGCTCAGATGCAGCCGCTGGCTGATCCCCTGGTTGGTCAGCCCGTCCGCGACCAGTCCCAGCACCTCCGTCTCCCGCGCGCTCAGCGCCGCCGACGGCGTCCGCATCCGCTCCAGCAGCCGGTCCGCCACCGCCGCCGCCAGCGCCGTCCGCCCCTGCGCGGCCGAGCGGACGGCCCGGGCCAGCTCCTCCGGCGGCGCGTCCTTCAGCAGGTACCCGGTGGCCCCGGCCTCCAGCGCGGGCAGGGTGTCCGCGTCGCTGTCGTAGGTGGTGACGATCAGCACCCGGGGCGCCGCCGCCCGGGCCGTGATCGCGGCGGTGGCCTGGGCGCCGTTCATCGCCGAGCCCGGCCCGAACTGCAGGTCCATCAGCACGACGTCCACCTCGACCTCCGCCGCCAGCTGCACGGCCCGTTCGGCGGTGGCGGCCTCGGCGACGACGGCGAAGTCCCGCTCGCTCTCCAGGACGGCCCGCAGCCCGGCCCGGACCACCGGGTGGTCGTCGGCGAGCAGCAGGCGGATCACGGCGTCGGTCACGGGGAGTCCTCGGTGGCGGGGGCGACGGGCAGCAGTACGGCGAGCGCCGTCCCCTCTCCCGGGGCGGACTCCACGGCGAAGGTACCGCCCAGCGCCCGCGCCCTGGCCCGCATGGACGGCAGGCCGAAGCCGCCGTCCCCGTCGGCGTCGGCGGCTGCCCGCGCCGGGTCGAAACCCGCCCCGTCGTCGAACACGTCCAGCGCGACCTCGCCCTCCATGTAGCTGAGCGTCACCTCGGCGTGCGAGGCCTTCGCGTGCCGCACCGTGTTGCCCAGGGCGGACTGCGCGATCCGCAGCAGCGCGACCTCGTGCGGCACCGGCAGCCGCACCGGGTCGCCCGAGACGTGCAGCCGGACGGGCAGGCCGGCGTGCGCGGTCGTGGTGGCACAGAGCCGTTCGAGGGCGCCGGCCAGCGAGCCGCTCTCCAGATCGGGCGGGGTCAGCGCGCGGACGAAGCGGCGGGCCTCGGCGAGGTTGTCCTGGGCCGCCCGACGGGCCTGTTCGACGTAGTCGGCGGCGGCCTCGGTCCGGTCGGGCAGGGCCCGCTGGGCGGCCCGCAGCAGCAGCTGGATGCTGGACAGGCTCTGGGCGAGGGTGTCGTGGATCTCCCGGGCCAGCCGTTCGCGCTCGGCCAGCACACCGGCGGTGTGGTGGGCGGCGTCGAGGCCGGCCCGGGCGGCGGTGAGCTCGTCGATCAGCCGGCGGCGCTCCTCGCTCTCCCGGTAGAGCGCCTGGTAGCCGAAGACGGTGACGACGGCGACGGCCGCACCGAGCGTGGGCCCGATCGCCGCGGCGAAGCCGACGGTGTGCTGGTGCCAGGACCACGCGACGACCGCGGTGACGGCGGTGACGGCGACGGCCACCAGCCCGCCCCGGCGGCCGAGCAGGTGCAGCTCCAGGAAGTACAGCGGGAAGGCGAGCCAGACGCCGTCCTGGGTGGTGGTCAGCACTCCCACCCAGGTCACACCGAGCACGGCCAGCCAGAAGACGGTGGACCACCGCGACCGCCGGACGGCCCCGACCAGCGGCCCGGCCGCGTACACCGCGGCCATCGCGGTACCGGCGGCGACGACGGCCGCCGGCTCGGCGCCGCGGCCGACCACGGCACGGGCCACGGCGAGTGCGAGCAGGCCCGCCACCAGCAGGTGCAGGCAGACCTGGAGCACGCGGGCGACGGGGGTGGTTCGAGGTCGTTCGGTCGCCATCCGTCCAGCCTAGGGTCCGTGCCGCCCGGACGGATCAATCAAAAGGTTGAACTCTGCCTCTCCCCTTCGATGCCGAGGTTCCAATCCCGCGCGCGATGCCCCACGGCCCCCTTCCGCGGGACGGTGGTGAGCGTCGCCGCCGCTGCGCAAGCCGCGGCGGACCCGAGGAAGAGGAGAGCCCGGACGTGTTCGTCGCCTGGAGGGACCTGCGGTTCGCGAAGGGGCGGTTCGCCCTGATGGGAACCGTCGTCGTGCTGATCACCGTACTGGTCGGCCTGCTGTCCGGCCTGACGGCCGGGCTCGGCCGGCAGAACGTCTCGGCGATCACCGGCCTGCCCGCCGACCATCTCGCCTTCGCCGTCCCCGCCGACGGGCAGCGGCTCTCCTTCACCGACTCCCAGGTCACCCCCGAGCAGTGGCAGGGCTGGGCGCGGGCCCCCGGGGTCGCGGCCGCGCAACCGCTCGGGATCACCACCACCAAGGCCGCCGCCGGGCAGCGCACCACCGCGCTCTCCGCCTTCGGCGTACCGGACGGCTCGCCGCTGGCCCCCCGGGGCGATGCGGTCGGCCCCGGCCGGGCCGTGCTGTCGCAGGCCGCCGCCGAGGAGCTCGGCGGTCTGCGTCCCGGCGCGGCCTTCACCCTGGCGGGACACCCGCTCCAGGTCGCGGCGGTGGCCGGCAACGCCTCCTTCAGCCACACCCCGGTCGTCTGGACCAGCCTCCCCGACTGGCAGGCGGTCGCCCCGGGCGGCGCCGGGCACGCCACGGTGATCGCCCTGACCACGGCCCCCGGCGCGGACCTCGGCACGGCGGACGCCCGGTACGGCACCGAGACCCGGAGCCGGGCGGACGCGCTCGCCGCGATCGGCTCCTACACCTCGGAGAACGGCTCGCTGCAACTGATGCGCGGCTTCCTGTTCGCCATCTCGGCGCTGGTGATCGGCGCCTTCTTCACCGTCTGGACGATCCAGCGCAGCGGCGACGTCGCGGTGCTGAAGGCACTCGGCGCCTCCACCCGCTACCTGCTCACGGACGCGCTCGGCCAGGCGGTCCTGCTGCTGGTGCTGGGCACGGCAGCCGGCACCGCGATCGCGGTCGGCGCCGGCACCCTGCTCGGCTCGGCGGTGCCGTTCGTCCTGGACGCCCCGACCGTCCTCGTCCCGGCCGTCGTGATGATCGCGCTCGGCGCGGTCGGCGCGGCCCTGTCCATCCGCCGGATCACCTCCGTCGACCCGCTGACCGCCCTGGGGAGTGCCCGATGAGCCTGCACCTCGACCGCGTGACCCTCACCTACCCGGACGGCGAGGGCCGGCTGACCGCGCTGGACGACGTCTCGCTGACCGTGCCGAAGGGCTCGATCACCGCGGTGGTCGGCCCGTCCGGCTCCGGCAAGTCCAGCCTGCTGGCGGTCGCCGCCACGCTGACCGCCCCGGACACCGGCCGGGTGGTGGTGGACGGCGTCGAGACCACCGGACTGAACCGCGCCGAGCTGACGGCGCTGCGTCGCGGCCGGATCGGCGTCGTCTTCCAGCAGGCCAACCTGCTGCCCTCGCTCACCGCCGCCGAACAGCTCCAGGTGATGGCCCACCTCGACGGCCGCTCCCCGCGCGGCGCCCTCCCCCGCGCGCTGGAGCTCCTGGCCGCCGTCGGACTGCGCGACCAGGCGGCGCGCCGACCGCACCAGCTCTCCGGCGGTCAGCGCCAGCGCGTCAACATCGCCCGCGCCCTGATGAACGACCCGACGGTGCTGCTGATCGACGAGCCCACCAGCGCGCTGGACCACGAGCGCGGCGCCGCCGTGATCGACCTGATCACCGAACTCACCCACCGCCGCGCCACCGCCACCGTGCTGGTCACCCACGACCGGGCCCACCTCACGGCCGTCGACCGCGTCGCCGAGGTCCACGACGGCCGGCTCACGGTGCCGGCGGCGGTGTGAGCTACTTCTGGGGCCCCAGCATCCCGTCCACCGAGAAGGTCACCGCCGCCCCGATCGACCCCGGCAGCGTGAACGACTGCCCGGGTCGGTGGACGGCGTGCACCCGGTACTCGCCGTCCCGCGGGTCGGTCAGCACCAGTACCCGCCCGTTCGTCCGGTCGACGATCACATAGACGGGGATGCCTGCGGACGCGTAGGCGGAAGGCTTCTTCTTCAGATCGTCACTCAGGTTCGAGGAGGTGACCTCCAGCACGAGCCGGAAGACCCCGGGGTCGTAGCTGTTGCGATCGACCAGATGGTCGGCGTAGTCCGCGTCGACGACCGACAGATCGGGGATGGCGAAGTCGGACGGACCGTCCGGCAGCCAGAGGCCCATCCCCTGGATGACGCGGGTCGTCTCCCCGTGAAGGCCCGCCAGGAGGAGCGGAAT of the Kitasatospora sp. NBC_01246 genome contains:
- a CDS encoding nitronate monooxygenase, whose translation is MAVRLDELAVPVIAAPMAGGATTPELVAAVNAAGGLGFLAAGYRSATATVEQIDRVRELTDRPFGVNLFVPAAPGDPRAVAAYRARLLPEARRLDVRLPEEIAPDRDDWDAKIAALLAGAPAVPVVSYTFGLPSPEEARALRAAGIHQVATVTTPQEARRAEAVGMDALCVQGPEAGGHRATHGVADRPGDVPLLRLLPAVGAVTALPLIAAGGLADGPAVAAALRAGAVAVQVGTALLRADESGANAAHRAALTELPETVVTRAFTGRPARGLRNAFIDRYEPYAPAAYPEVHHLTQPLRAAAAARADTAAMHLWAGTGHRAARGGPAAEIVGELWRAARS
- a CDS encoding response regulator transcription factor, with the translated sequence MTDAVIRLLLADDHPVVRAGLRAVLESERDFAVVAEAATAERAVQLAAEVEVDVVLMDLQFGPGSAMNGAQATAAITARAAAPRVLIVTTYDSDADTLPALEAGATGYLLKDAPPEELARAVRSAAQGRTALAAAVADRLLERMRTPSAALSARETEVLGLVADGLTNQGISQRLHLSQATVKSHLVHVYAKLGVDSRTAAVREARARGLIRRGA
- a CDS encoding sensor histidine kinase, which produces MATERPRTTPVARVLQVCLHLLVAGLLALAVARAVVGRGAEPAAVVAAGTAMAAVYAAGPLVGAVRRSRWSTVFWLAVLGVTWVGVLTTTQDGVWLAFPLYFLELHLLGRRGGLVAVAVTAVTAVVAWSWHQHTVGFAAAIGPTLGAAVAVVTVFGYQALYRESEERRRLIDELTAARAGLDAAHHTAGVLAERERLAREIHDTLAQSLSSIQLLLRAAQRALPDRTEAAADYVEQARRAAQDNLAEARRFVRALTPPDLESGSLAGALERLCATTTAHAGLPVRLHVSGDPVRLPVPHEVALLRIAQSALGNTVRHAKASHAEVTLSYMEGEVALDVFDDGAGFDPARAAADADGDGGFGLPSMRARARALGGTFAVESAPGEGTALAVLLPVAPATEDSP
- a CDS encoding ABC transporter permease, with the translated sequence MFVAWRDLRFAKGRFALMGTVVVLITVLVGLLSGLTAGLGRQNVSAITGLPADHLAFAVPADGQRLSFTDSQVTPEQWQGWARAPGVAAAQPLGITTTKAAAGQRTTALSAFGVPDGSPLAPRGDAVGPGRAVLSQAAAEELGGLRPGAAFTLAGHPLQVAAVAGNASFSHTPVVWTSLPDWQAVAPGGAGHATVIALTTAPGADLGTADARYGTETRSRADALAAIGSYTSENGSLQLMRGFLFAISALVIGAFFTVWTIQRSGDVAVLKALGASTRYLLTDALGQAVLLLVLGTAAGTAIAVGAGTLLGSAVPFVLDAPTVLVPAVVMIALGAVGAALSIRRITSVDPLTALGSAR
- a CDS encoding ABC transporter ATP-binding protein → MSLHLDRVTLTYPDGEGRLTALDDVSLTVPKGSITAVVGPSGSGKSSLLAVAATLTAPDTGRVVVDGVETTGLNRAELTALRRGRIGVVFQQANLLPSLTAAEQLQVMAHLDGRSPRGALPRALELLAAVGLRDQAARRPHQLSGGQRQRVNIARALMNDPTVLLIDEPTSALDHERGAAVIDLITELTHRRATATVLVTHDRAHLTAVDRVAEVHDGRLTVPAAV
- a CDS encoding Uma2 family endonuclease; protein product: MSAATVEEPGEQLTLLEAAELISNQLVGHRVEIIAGQITVTPPPNGQHGDALTSISIPLLLAGLHGETTRVIQGMGLWLPDGPSDFAIPDLSVVDADYADHLVDRNSYDPGVFRLVLEVTSSNLSDDLKKKPSAYASAGIPVYVIVDRTNGRVLVLTDPRDGEYRVHAVHRPGQSFTLPGSIGAAVTFSVDGMLGPQK